The Culex quinquefasciatus strain JHB chromosome 2, VPISU_Cqui_1.0_pri_paternal, whole genome shotgun sequence genome contains the following window.
AACTAACCTCAATGCTCGGTGGACAAATGAGCATCGGTTCAACCGCATCGTAAACACCCGGTTCCAGCTCGAGCGCGTTGTGAGGCCGCGGCGGAACCGGAGGACCTAACGCAAGCGAAACCGGATTCTTAAAGGCACGTTGCAGACTTGTATAAGTCGCGGCATCGTCAAACACGTCATCAATGTCCATCTTGTCACCCCCGTTCCCAATCAACCCCGTCGGAACACTCTTCTCCAAATTCTTCAACTCATTCTCAAAGATCATGTTCTCTCGCCTCAACTGATGATCCTCGTAGATTTCATCCAACTCCGCGACCTGCTCCAACAGCTCGTTCAACGTCTTGTCCTCGTCCTCCTTCGGAACCTGCTGCTCAACCGACCCCCCATCATCCATGAGCTGATTGTCAACGCTGGCATTCACACTATTATCCCCATCATCAAATTCGTTTCGTTCGATCCATTCGGTCGTTTTCTGTTCACTCGGCATCTGCTCCGCCACGATCGGCTTGTCCTCCACCAGCGGAGTATCCAACAAAACAATAACCTCatcctcctgctgctgctgaggaACGACGACCTTCTTGGGCGCAACCGCACCGCTACTACCCTCGAGCAAAATCTTCTTGAACACTTCATTCTCCGGAGAGTCATTCTTCAGGATATCCTTCTGGAGGGACCAGAATCTACGCCTACCTGAGTCTAGCGGGAAGAGCTCGAATGGCAGCGGTTCACTTGTGGCACCGTCCGACGGTCGTCGCAGCTGGATGTTGACCTGGAAGGATACGAACACACATTAGCTTTCAACAGACTCAACTTTTCACTCGCCAAAAACTCACCATAACCGACTGCTCGATCTCCAGCGTTCGGTAGCGGGGCGTCCGGAACGAGATCGCCACCTGTTTGTGCACGTTCGAGTGCTGAAACTCTCCCACGTCCTCCCACAGTATGTGTCCGTGCTGCTCCTCGTAAAACCGCACCGAAATGTCCTCCTTGGCAACCTTCTCGCACAGCAGGATGATCTCCTTCCCACCGGCAACCGAGGCACACGCGTCGCTCAGCTTGCAGATCACCAGATCGGACATTGCCTTCTTGTCGTAGATCACGTCCGACACCACCGGCTGCAGCGGCTCCGTGAAGCGCCCCCGCTGCTGACCCTCCAGAAACACCTGGAAGCACAACCGCACCGCGTTGAGATCGATCGTGGCCGGCTGCTTGGCGTGACTGTAACCAGCTGGAAAAAAAGAGATCATGATCATCCGAGCTACCACCTCGCGATCCCCACCACACTCACTCTTGAACGGATCCACCCGGATCTCCTCCCTCAGCCGGAGCGCCTCCTCGATGTCCTTCTTCTTGACGCACTGAATGCCCAGGTTGCTGAACGTGTAGCTCATGCTGGCACTGTTGATCTCGACCGTGCAGACGCCCTTCTTGCAGCCCTCCTTCCCAACGAGGTTGTGCGGGTGGGGCCGGTACGGTGGATCCTTCGTTACGCACGAAACCACCACCACGGCCCGACCCTTGTAGCCGCGCACCTCGATGCTCGGGAAGGTCTTCTGTTCGGGGGTGCTGTGAACGCCGGGGATCGACCCCGCCGAACGACCCTCGCACTCATACCGGAAGCGCAGCGCCTTCGACTGGGGCTGCTCGGTGATGACCACGTACGGCTTCTCGGGCGCTGTCGGTGGCATGTCTGACTGTATTATATGTGCTGGAAGTAGAACCAAAAAACAAGATCGTCGATCAGAGAACCGCTGAAGATCACGCGGCATCCGCGGCATCACACCTTCGGGTTCGGGACTTGGGGGCTTCGTGACGGACACGATCGGGGGTTGGGGCGAGGGGCTTGGACTGGGCGGTCCCCGGTGGCAGACCACGTTGTACAGGCCGGCCAGCGGAGATCGTTTGAGGGGATCGAGCTTGTGGAACAAGTTCTCGTGCTCGTAGTCGGACGAAGACGTTGACGAAGAAGAGGACGCGGAAGAGTTGTTGCGGGTACGAGTCGACGCGTAGCCGGCATTGGAGCGCGTTGGGAAGGACATTCTGGCGATAGGGCGGTCGGGCGCGGTGTGTTATCGAAGTCTGGTGACCGCGTTTTGAAGGCGCGTGATTCTGGTGAAAACTATTTTAGGAACGCGTTTGTTGTGTTTGTGCTGTTCTGGAGAAATGGAGGAAGGCTGGTTCGAGTGGGGACATTGCTCTAGATTTATTGGTTTGAAGGCTGGTTGTCATGAACACTTACTACAGATTTATTCGTTACTTTAATAATTGTAGTTTAATTTATGGAATCAATCGCAAGCGCGCTGATTGCTAATTAACCCTCAAATGCccattttttcaggaaaatcattttaagaaacatatcATCTACGAAAATCTTTACTTCTCTTATTTTTTTGTCGTCCTTGTtctatttttagtatttcacaCTAAAAAATTGGAATGTTACATTTAACGCAATCGTTCATCTAACGTAAAATCTAATCGTGTAATTGTAATATTGATGTAAATCTCGGTTTATTTTGACGGAAATTCATCAAATTCCCATTGATTTAGCTTTACATCTTGCAAGACATAAAAATACGTCACAAAAAAACCGAACATTACGCcttatttgatgcacataactggagcatcaaatttgatgtaacgtTACATCAAAGTTGATGTAATCGTACATCTAATCAAACCCAGTTTTGAGTTCTTGGCactttcgtgtttgacagttccaTGAATCATCGCAGCAACCGCCATATTTAACAACGTGTAGAAAATTGTTCTTGAGaagattttttcgaagatttgcCGTACCATGGCCCGGTTAAACCCGGATTCTTCGCCAAATCTGGCGGTCAAAGTAATTATAAACTGATAAACAAGGTAAGCTTGGTGGAATTTATCTGTGTCTTGTGAAATTCACACAATTTTTTCCGCAGATAGGAGTCACCTGATTGCTGGTGTATCGAAATCAGAACCATGGACTGATCCGTAACAACGTGGAAACAGCAACGTTTCACTTGAGGCATCATGAAAAGTGCCATTGGAGCATTCTTGTTAGGAAGAGGAAAGGAAGCCCAAACTGTGCAGTGAAAATGATCGACAATTCGGTTGAAAACAATCAACATAAAATGCTCTGTGAATGGCAAGTGAATGGTGAAGGCATCAGAAAATGTGACTGGCATGTGTAATGATTCGATGATTTTGGAGTTGTGCAAATAAAACAATGAGTTTCCGTAAACAAGATTCTTTCTTTGTGTACAATGAGAAAACGTAGAATCCAATAAGATTTCTCAATCGCAATGAGCGCACGTTCCCAAAATCAatcgtgtaatattacacgacCAATCCAAAATCaagcgtgtaatattacacgacCAATGCATGGCGTGTAATTAGACGTAATAATACGTTTtatttgacgctccagttatgtgcatcaaattaGACGTAAATTTACACGTTTTTTTCTTAGTGTGTTTAATTTCCATTTGTCatgtttgttttatgtttgtATTTGAAAGTATTTGGCTTAACCCTGTGCCTTATAAGATTTGTCATGACTGtaaaagtcactttttcaattttttgcttgttttttacattttctgctaATTGTAGAAACATGCATAGAAGCATAGTCTGTGACATtacaaaaatgctttttaaagatcagccTTTAGGCGTTAGAAGGCGGGTTAGAACAAAGgggttgttcaaatattacgtccgtttgaagtttttttatttatttaaacttacaagcagggttaccaggttaaaataagaaaaatctaGCAAagtatcgatcaaaaaaaaaaaaaaactaacaattctcaatgatttaaattaattaaaacatttgaagaatttaGGTGGTTTAATTGATtgtatgacctcaaaaatgttcaattacCATTTCCTCTTAGAAAAACTCattctattttaaattttcaattaaattcaaaaaatattcaaaaaaatattccaaatgggcatgaagtgaaaaatctggcaaaatctgtcaaaatctggcTCTGGAAAGGATGAATTTTTATTCTGGCCGGcacatgaaaaatctggcaacctgaCAATCCTGCTTACAAGTTTCCTGCAGATTATTGGGCTCTAGGCTAAACCCTGTCATGTTTCCGgttttgacagattttgattTATGTATCATTTTAGGTTTTACTGAAAATAAGAAGCTTTCTATCGgatgggaagtaaaacgtcggtccatttgcgtaaaaagaTTTTGCGTGAATCACCACACATAATCTTCGGACGCCAAACAAAAGATCCGGGTGTCGTTATGCTtgttaagcttttttttttgaaaataagcattgtaatgttttttgaatttccttaataattaatttaaaaatagattgatattttgtaaacaatacaGTCGGTTTgccatcaaaaatttaaatttaaaatcaaatcgaacatgttaaaaatgattataaacgcaaaaaagaatacaaataaaaaattcagCCAAAGGCCAGGATTTCAACatttaatttgatttgcaatcattacttCAAAAAATAGGAACTGATGAAAATAGATATCCAtccaaaattcactaaaatgatTTTAGATGCAACAACCTTATCAGTAATTTAACTaattgtacatatttttttaagattttgaaaaataaaaaaaaatgaactgagaattgaaaaaaaagtttaaattgaaCAACATTTAACTCAATTTTTTACCTTGATCTGCATTCAAAAATTGTATGATGCTTGGAATgctaatttttctgtttttttttgctattttaaacGACTCTTCTTTTAATCAAGAGACCAACTTTAAATGTTATTGGATGAAAttcttttaatgtatttttttaagttaggcattgtttttatttgttgcaGAAATTTGTAGACGGGTGATGAATTTTTAtgacaaattaaaatatttcaattgaatttaagcgccttttttaagaaatctagattactttttcaaaaccaccaatgcgccatgggtttcctatgtaaattggaccttttgaaaaagtaagtgaGAGATATTCTATAAAcctttaaaaattcttcaagaAAACACCCATAGCCAACCTCTGAAGTTATATTTCAATCTAATCCACGAAAAGTTGGGTAAGAGTCCCTCACGACATGGTTGAACATTGTAAATCAATGtacctaaaacattttttcgttgaAACGCTTAGAGGGTCCTCTTGAAATATTCGTGGCCTAGACAATATTTTACCTTAGGGATTTTTGATTTattccaattttaaaattatccaCATGTTTCAaaggaggcgcgcgatacttcttgAATATTCACTTGAAACGATGCTTTGTGAATGatcgtgcgcctccatcaaaatatatgaaaaaaaattaaaattgcttaaatctGAAAAGGACCTGTTAAACTATTAGCCATGGCGTGTCTCTCTTTGATGATCAATTTTTTTGCTTGAGTGTGCTCTACGAAACACACCACGTAAGTCTTCTGCCAGCTCCTTTTTTAGTTTATAAAATGGTGtaagtttcaatattttttttcctaaatttagCAATAAGTTTCCCATAATgaagacttcggataattgaatgtGAAGTTTATGGATTctataaagttttgaaaaaatctgttttattcTCTTTAGCTAACAAATGAGTATCATTTTTGCAGTCAAAAACGTTCCTTGCAAATTCAAGTTCTGCGATCCCATTTTAGTCTTATTTGAAGAGTGATTGCTTCGTAATTAATTAATGCATTTTAACAATGTTCTTTTtaaatcaccgccattttgacctccatcttttatttcaaaattctgaaTCACTTTAGCATAGTTCTTTTtaaatcaccgccattttgacctccatcttggatttcaaaattctgaaTCACTTTAGCATAGTTAAGGGATTATACTCAAGTTCAACAATAAAAGTTAAGACAAAGAATTATTTTTGGAATTCGTTTATAccaagtgatttttttgaaagatccaatatataaataataatatgaataatttttcaatatcgTATGATTTGTTTGTACGGAAAGTTTTGATTTCTCCACCTTACATATCTTGAGAAAACACAGAAAGCCATGTTCCTCTATTGAAAGCATAGAAAGCATTTTTCAAGGAGGCGCATGGTCCTTTTTGAGACTTTTTAACTAATATCAGGAAATTAagacttagatttttttcttctaaatttgGTATCTTGAGGTGAGACATGAataataaactattttaaaatgacGAAGTGTTGCCAAAGTCTCCTTGTTATTAACGAGATCGAGATCTCTTTTGGACACTGTCCAGTATCCCCTTAAAATAAGATGCTTGATCACCAAACACCATGCTTCTCCATCTGATACAAATTGAGGACGCATGGTTCTTTGAAGTTTCAACCTCAATTTGATTTGGAAACAAGAAACTGGAATATTCACGATTCATTCATCCGTTTCAGTTATAAACAAGCATACATCCAATGAAATATGATCGCGTTCTCAATCGATCTGAACTAATTTTTACGATTCGCCTAGGTTATCCCAAGGTCACTCGGAATTCCGAACAGCTCATTTTTCTCGCGTTTGAACCAGCATTCCGATATTTCGCACATTTTATTTCCTTTCCTTTGGGAAAAAAACGCGGTCAATAAAATCTTTCCAGAGTTCCGTTATAAATATAGATCCATCAGCGGA
Protein-coding sequences here:
- the LOC6033652 gene encoding embryonic polarity protein dorsal isoform X4, with product MSFPTRSNAGYASTRTRNNSSASSSSSTSSSDYEHENLFHKLDPLKRSPLAGLYNVVCHRGPPSPSPSPQPPIVSVTKPPSPEPEAHIIQSDMPPTAPEKPYVVITEQPQSKALRFRYECEGRSAGSIPGVHSTPEQKTFPSIEVRGYKGRAVVVVSCVTKDPPYRPHPHNLVGKEGCKKGVCTVEINSASMSYTFSNLGIQCVKKKDIEEALRLREEIRVDPFKTGYSHAKQPATIDLNAVRLCFQVFLEGQQRGRFTEPLQPVVSDVIYDKKAMSDLVICKLSDACASVAGGKEIILLCEKVAKEDISVRFYEEQHGHILWEDVGEFQHSNVHKQVAISFRTPRYRTLEIEQSVMVNIQLRRPSDGATSEPLPFELFPLDSANLKPKRKRPNTWDAPEHIPEGAPGAYYNLLNVPGEQIKIEPIDSPTRPFNVTYQGTYRNPNESPSPLAQSPIAQHGNTTPHGPVSPYAPHSVTPSYQPNDLLYQLPQQYNFATPAPGTDPTLFQQQAGQPQQQQPQFQMPSNISNSQQFSLGSLLNGVLSAAGPSGMSAQGATGDVNLSSLLDMDLGKDFTMNSSEIKSLMGHLSNSEIRQELLQQQNQQQQQQNQQRMQQEEENLSNSFTRLTTNVLNDLGK
- the LOC6033652 gene encoding embryonic polarity protein dorsal isoform X3 codes for the protein MPPTAPEKPYVVITEQPQSKALRFRYECEGRSAGSIPGVHSTPEQKTFPSIEVRGYKGRAVVVVSCVTKDPPYRPHPHNLVGKEGCKKGVCTVEINSASMSYTFSNLGIQCVKKKDIEEALRLREEIRVDPFKTGYSHAKQPATIDLNAVRLCFQVFLEGQQRGRFTEPLQPVVSDVIYDKKAMSDLVICKLSDACASVAGGKEIILLCEKVAKEDISVRFYEEQHGHILWEDVGEFQHSNVHKQVAISFRTPRYRTLEIEQSVMVNIQLRRPSDGATSEPLPFELFPLDSGRRRFWSLQKDILKNDSPENEVFKKILLEGSSGAVAPKKVVVPQQQQEDEVIVLLDTPLVEDKPIVAEQMPSEQKTTEWIERNEFDDGDNSVNASVDNQLMDDGGSVEQQVPKEDEDKTLNELLEQVAELDEIYEDHQLRRENMIFENELKNLEKSVPTGLIGNGGDKMDIDDVFDDAATYTSLQRAFKNPVSLALGPPVPPRPHNALELEPGVYDAVEPMLICPPSIEVSSLKRENKEDEKLPPLPPKRAKPNGSQNKENAIGDTGDEVILHSIIRKGSMRSLTPRPQSDQIIIMKSPDSPPNKKLPPTPPASPNKNEYGTLPKNKKPGFFSKLFSRKKSKSDLSASTTTLTQKDTPGASKEPSLANFEATETTRKNSEKRKAGKPVARSVSSVSCKRPSTDANPDVIYIPLKGDGPSTTNLTSRTGNGSGTHLSLPGNDSYERASTASLPPLDRKTVSALQLDVPIQDGNLELVAIADARSIKNLVEGDFGIKLDPSVDLTEAEHFALYTSIAPNAALSEFDETSCYYAPVEPGPLPQQPIRLNSNSYSADV
- the LOC6033652 gene encoding embryonic polarity protein dorsal isoform X2, with translation MGPAENIVEDEPSLPDLPKEIIEANDLLDLISHIIQSDMPPTAPEKPYVVITEQPQSKALRFRYECEGRSAGSIPGVHSTPEQKTFPSIEVRGYKGRAVVVVSCVTKDPPYRPHPHNLVGKEGCKKGVCTVEINSASMSYTFSNLGIQCVKKKDIEEALRLREEIRVDPFKTGYSHAKQPATIDLNAVRLCFQVFLEGQQRGRFTEPLQPVVSDVIYDKKAMSDLVICKLSDACASVAGGKEIILLCEKVAKEDISVRFYEEQHGHILWEDVGEFQHSNVHKQVAISFRTPRYRTLEIEQSVMVNIQLRRPSDGATSEPLPFELFPLDSGRRRFWSLQKDILKNDSPENEVFKKILLEGSSGAVAPKKVVVPQQQQEDEVIVLLDTPLVEDKPIVAEQMPSEQKTTEWIERNEFDDGDNSVNASVDNQLMDDGGSVEQQVPKEDEDKTLNELLEQVAELDEIYEDHQLRRENMIFENELKNLEKSVPTGLIGNGGDKMDIDDVFDDAATYTSLQRAFKNPVSLALGPPVPPRPHNALELEPGVYDAVEPMLICPPSIEVSSLKRENKEDEKLPPLPPKRAKPNGSQNKENAIGDTGDEVILHSIIRKGSMRSLTPRPQSDQIIIMKSPDSPPNKKLPPTPPASPNKNEYGTLPKNKKPGFFSKLFSRKKSKSDLSASTTTLTQKDTPGASKEPSLANFEATETTRKNSEKRKAGKPVARSVSSVSCKRPSTDANPDVIYIPLKGDGPSTTNLTSRTGNGSGTHLSLPGNDSYERASTASLPPLDRKTVSALQLDVPIQDGNLELVAIADARSIKNLVEGDFGIKLDPSVDLTEAEHFALYTSIAPNAALSEFDETSCYYAPVEPGPLPQQPIRLNSNSYSADV
- the LOC6033652 gene encoding embryonic polarity protein dorsal isoform X1, translating into MSFPTRSNAGYASTRTRNNSSASSSSSTSSSDYEHENLFHKLDPLKRSPLAGLYNVVCHRGPPSPSPSPQPPIVSVTKPPSPEPEAHIIQSDMPPTAPEKPYVVITEQPQSKALRFRYECEGRSAGSIPGVHSTPEQKTFPSIEVRGYKGRAVVVVSCVTKDPPYRPHPHNLVGKEGCKKGVCTVEINSASMSYTFSNLGIQCVKKKDIEEALRLREEIRVDPFKTGYSHAKQPATIDLNAVRLCFQVFLEGQQRGRFTEPLQPVVSDVIYDKKAMSDLVICKLSDACASVAGGKEIILLCEKVAKEDISVRFYEEQHGHILWEDVGEFQHSNVHKQVAISFRTPRYRTLEIEQSVMVNIQLRRPSDGATSEPLPFELFPLDSGRRRFWSLQKDILKNDSPENEVFKKILLEGSSGAVAPKKVVVPQQQQEDEVIVLLDTPLVEDKPIVAEQMPSEQKTTEWIERNEFDDGDNSVNASVDNQLMDDGGSVEQQVPKEDEDKTLNELLEQVAELDEIYEDHQLRRENMIFENELKNLEKSVPTGLIGNGGDKMDIDDVFDDAATYTSLQRAFKNPVSLALGPPVPPRPHNALELEPGVYDAVEPMLICPPSIEVSSLKRENKEDEKLPPLPPKRAKPNGSQNKENAIGDTGDEVILHSIIRKGSMRSLTPRPQSDQIIIMKSPDSPPNKKLPPTPPASPNKNEYGTLPKNKKPGFFSKLFSRKKSKSDLSASTTTLTQKDTPGASKEPSLANFEATETTRKNSEKRKAGKPVARSVSSVSCKRPSTDANPDVIYIPLKGDGPSTTNLTSRTGNGSGTHLSLPGNDSYERASTASLPPLDRKTVSALQLDVPIQDGNLELVAIADARSIKNLVEGDFGIKLDPSVDLTEAEHFALYTSIAPNAALSEFDETSCYYAPVEPGPLPQQPIRLNSNSYSADV